AGGCATAGTGGTTGTACGCGATGACCGCGGGAATCGCGACCGCCAACCCCGCGACGGTCGTTGTGAGCGCCTCCGCAATGCCCGGCGCGACCGCCGCGATGTTGGCGGATCCCTGCGATGTGATGCCGATGAAGGAGTTCATCACGCCCACGACGGTGCCCATGAGGCCGAGCAGAGGACTCACGGAGCCGATGATCGCGAGCCAGGGAAGTCCGTGCGCGAGTTCGTCCTTCTCCTCGGCAAGGCTCTTCTCGAGCACCAGCCACAGCGCTTCGAGTTGCGTGGGGCTCAACCCCTCCCCGACGTGCGTGGCGTCGAGCGCGCCCGGACGCAGTTCCGAGAAAAAGGCGATCCCCTCCCGGAACACCCTTCTGAAGGGGGAGTCGTCGAGTTCCGCCAGCGCGTCGTTGAGGTCCGCGAGACCGTTGGCCCCGGCCATCGCGAACACGAAGTCATCCGCCCGCGCGTTCACGGCGCGCAACTCGCGGAACTTCCAGATGATGAGGACCCACGACACGAGCGAGAAGGCGGCGAGCACGGTGAGAATGATCTTCGTGGGCAGGGTCGCGCCCAGGATCATGTCGATGGGGGAATCGATCACGCGCGCGGAAAGATCCTGCACGACGTCCAGGCCCCCTCCGACCCCGATCCCGCCCCCCGCAATCACGTGCGCCCCCCCTGCGTCGTTTCCGCGCTCATCCGCTCCCTCCTCACCTCCCCGACCGGCGGGCCCCGGCGGCCTGTCAGCCATGGTTCCATCTGACGAAGACACGCCTCGCCGTCGGACCGTTCGGCGAGCCACCGGATGGCGCGCGTCGGACCGTGCAGAACCTTGTTGAGCGCGGCCTGACTCGCCAGCCGCCGGGCTTCGTCGGCGTCGCCGGGCACCGGGGCGCGGTCGGCGAGGGCATCGGCGACCAGCCGGCGAGCGGTGTGCCTCAGCGCCCGCACGGCCGGATCGGCGCGACGACTTCGACGCCAGGCCCGGTACTTCGCGACGTGCCGCTCGATGATCGCCTCCGCCCGCTCGCGCTCGTGCTCGCGCGCCGCCCGGGCGCGATCCACCACTTGCCGCAGGTCGTCGATGTTGTACAGGAACACGCCGGGGATCCCGGCCACACGCGGATCGACGTTGCGGGGCACGGCGATGTCGAGAATCACGAGCGGCGCCTGCCCCGTTCGCGGGCTCCGGACGTGCGCCGCCCCAAGGAAGGCCGCCTCCGACTCCGTGCAGGCGATGATGAGATCCACGCGATCCAGCGCCTCGAGCGCCGCGCCCCTTCGCATCGCGACCGCTTCGAGCGGCCGGCTCACGCGTTCGGCCCGGGCCGGGTCGCGGCTCGCCAGGAACACGCGCCCCGCTCCTTCCCGCTTCAGGCACTGCACCGTGAGTCTTCCCATCTCACCGGTCCCGAGCACGAGCACGCCGCGGTCGTCGAGCGAGCCGAAGACCTTGCGGGCGAGACCGACCGCCGCGCCGGGGATCGACGTCACGCCGCTCGCGATCGACGTGTCGGCCCGTACGCGTCCGCCGACCTCGAGGGCCGACTGGAACAGGCGATGCAGCACCGGCCCCACCATGGGACGTCCATCCCGGTAGGCTCCCCGCACCTGGCCCTGAATCTGCGGCTCGCCGACGATGAGCGACTCCAGTCCGCTGGTCACGCGGTACAGGTGGCGGACGGCGCGCCCCCCTTCGAGCGTCGCGAGGTACG
Above is a window of Candidatus Palauibacter scopulicola DNA encoding:
- a CDS encoding MotA/TolQ/ExbB proton channel family protein; translation: MIAGGGIGVGGGLDVVQDLSARVIDSPIDMILGATLPTKIILTVLAAFSLVSWVLIIWKFRELRAVNARADDFVFAMAGANGLADLNDALAELDDSPFRRVFREGIAFFSELRPGALDATHVGEGLSPTQLEALWLVLEKSLAEEKDELAHGLPWLAIIGSVSPLLGLMGTVVGVMNSFIGITSQGSANIAAVAPGIAEALTTTVAGLAVAIPAVIAYNHYASRLRLFVGELEGFASEFVGTLAREGRL
- the hemA gene encoding glutamyl-tRNA reductase — encoded protein: MRETTPRAPADALVAVGLSHRTAPIDIRERFALGDRRRAEWVQNLTARPGVAECVVLSTCNRTECYLAGSDAAALDRLGRDALCRVSGLGPAGDSYLATLEGGRAVRHLYRVTSGLESLIVGEPQIQGQVRGAYRDGRPMVGPVLHRLFQSALEVGGRVRADTSIASGVTSIPGAAVGLARKVFGSLDDRGVLVLGTGEMGRLTVQCLKREGAGRVFLASRDPARAERVSRPLEAVAMRRGAALEALDRVDLIIACTESEAAFLGAAHVRSPRTGQAPLVILDIAVPRNVDPRVAGIPGVFLYNIDDLRQVVDRARAAREHERERAEAIIERHVAKYRAWRRSRRADPAVRALRHTARRLVADALADRAPVPGDADEARRLASQAALNKVLHGPTRAIRWLAERSDGEACLRQMEPWLTGRRGPPVGEVRRERMSAETTQGGRT